The Nitrospira tepida genome includes a window with the following:
- a CDS encoding MogA/MoaB family molybdenum cofactor biosynthesis protein, which yields MATPTHHEHKQQAPKRIGCMVVTCSDSRTPDTDSSGQLIMRLFKDQGHEVVAYHLIKDEPSQIRSKIEEACANPEVQAIVINGGTGIARRDSTFEAVDGMLEKRLDGFGEIFRFLTYQEIGSPAIISRATAGIVKGRVLFSTPGSEHAVRLAMEKLILPEIGHLVRELTK from the coding sequence ATGGCCACGCCGACTCATCACGAGCACAAGCAACAGGCGCCAAAGCGTATCGGCTGCATGGTTGTCACCTGCAGCGACAGCCGCACGCCCGACACCGACAGCAGCGGCCAGCTCATCATGCGCCTGTTCAAGGACCAGGGGCATGAGGTCGTCGCCTACCATCTGATCAAGGATGAACCCTCGCAGATTCGGTCCAAGATCGAAGAGGCCTGCGCGAATCCGGAGGTGCAGGCCATCGTGATCAACGGCGGCACCGGCATCGCCCGGCGGGACTCCACGTTCGAGGCCGTGGACGGGATGTTGGAGAAACGGCTGGACGGTTTCGGAGAAATCTTCCGTTTTCTGACCTACCAGGAAATCGGCTCCCCGGCCATCATCAGCCGGGCGACGGCCGGCATCGTGAAGGGGCGCGTGCTCTTTTCCACGCCGGGGTCCGAACATGCGGTCCGATTGGCGATGGAAAAACTGATCCTGCCCGAAATCGGCCATCTCGTCCGCGAATTGACCAAATAA
- a CDS encoding (2Fe-2S) ferredoxin domain-containing protein, with protein sequence MPKPKYHILVCANTRPPGHPKPSCGSAGSQQLLMAFNMGLMQRGIQPGEVLVTGTGCLGPCEQGPTVVVYPTGTWYAKVTEADVTAILDEHIVKGQPVEKLRPDSVWN encoded by the coding sequence ATGCCGAAGCCAAAATATCACATTCTCGTCTGCGCCAATACCAGGCCACCCGGACATCCGAAGCCTTCCTGCGGCTCGGCCGGGTCCCAGCAACTGCTCATGGCCTTCAACATGGGGCTCATGCAACGAGGCATTCAGCCTGGCGAGGTGTTGGTGACGGGAACCGGATGCCTCGGTCCCTGCGAGCAGGGCCCGACGGTCGTCGTCTATCCGACCGGCACCTGGTACGCCAAGGTGACGGAAGCGGACGTGACGGCCATTCTCGATGAACATATCGTGAAGGGGCAGCCGGTAGAAAAGCTTCGGCCGGATTCGGTATGGAACTAG